In Mesorhizobium shangrilense, the following proteins share a genomic window:
- a CDS encoding sigma-70 family RNA polymerase sigma factor, which translates to MNTERSSLNSDRRAELVRLVGELRSELHRYCARLMGSVIDGEDVVQDTLVRAFAALQDLEKVPPLRPWLFRIAHNRALDLLRGRAVRMAEPLDTASDVVDSTHSDPVEMLMRQEAVRTAVSRFVELPIPQRSVVILKDVLDESLVEIAALLDLTVDAVKGHLARGRARLREINEQAGPPTNARPPSAAVARYVALFNQRNWEALRALLAEDVKLNQSTHPIRVGAADVSMFFTIYARSETVHLAPAWLEGREVIAVFENGPGAKPSHFMSLEWRDGRITFIRDYRYVSYVAESAELVLA; encoded by the coding sequence TTGAACACGGAGCGATCCTCGCTGAATAGCGACCGCCGGGCGGAGCTCGTCAGGCTAGTCGGCGAGTTGCGGTCTGAACTCCACCGCTATTGTGCGCGTCTCATGGGATCTGTCATCGACGGCGAAGACGTCGTGCAGGATACGCTCGTCCGGGCTTTCGCGGCGTTGCAGGACTTGGAGAAGGTGCCGCCGCTTCGACCCTGGCTATTCCGGATCGCCCACAACCGCGCCCTCGATCTGCTACGCGGCCGTGCGGTGCGTATGGCCGAGCCACTCGACACCGCCTCAGATGTCGTCGATTCGACCCACTCTGACCCTGTAGAGATGCTGATGCGCCAGGAAGCAGTCAGGACCGCCGTATCGCGCTTTGTGGAGTTGCCCATTCCTCAGCGGAGCGTCGTGATACTGAAGGATGTGCTCGACGAGTCGCTGGTCGAGATCGCCGCTCTCCTTGACCTCACAGTCGACGCGGTGAAGGGCCATCTGGCACGAGGTCGCGCGCGACTTCGGGAGATCAATGAGCAAGCCGGCCCGCCGACGAATGCGCGGCCGCCGTCCGCTGCAGTGGCACGCTACGTCGCGCTCTTCAATCAGCGAAACTGGGAGGCTTTGCGCGCGCTGCTCGCAGAGGACGTCAAGCTCAATCAATCGACGCATCCGATCCGCGTTGGAGCGGCCGACGTTAGCATGTTCTTCACCATCTACGCTCGGAGCGAAACGGTTCACTTGGCTCCGGCCTGGTTGGAGGGCCGCGAAGTCATCGCAGTGTTCGAGAATGGGCCAGGGGCAAAGCCTAGCCACTTCATGTCGTTGGAGTGGCGAGACGGGCGCATCACGTTCATTCGGGACTATCGCTATGTTAGCTATGTCGCGGAGAGCGCGGAACTTGTGCTCGCATGA
- the speD gene encoding adenosylmethionine decarboxylase gives MTDQAQTEQAQPYAPGLHLLVDFWECRGLQDAKGIERVLREAAAACGATVLGVMLHNFGEGCGITGVALLAESHISIHTWPETGYAALDLFMCGRCDPRAALPVLEAWFSPGSTRITEHRRG, from the coding sequence GTGACCGATCAAGCCCAAACTGAGCAGGCCCAACCCTACGCCCCCGGTCTGCATCTACTCGTTGATTTTTGGGAGTGCCGCGGCCTGCAGGATGCCAAGGGGATCGAGCGCGTGTTGCGCGAGGCGGCGGCGGCCTGCGGCGCCACGGTGCTGGGCGTCATGCTGCACAATTTCGGCGAGGGCTGCGGCATCACCGGCGTCGCCTTGCTCGCCGAATCCCATATCAGCATCCACACCTGGCCCGAGACCGGCTATGCAGCCCTCGACCTCTTCATGTGCGGCCGCTGTGACCCTCGAGCAGCCTTGCCAGTGCTGGAGGCGTGGTTCTCGCCGGGCAGTACAAGGATAACGGAGCACCGAAGGGGATGA
- a CDS encoding FAD-dependent oxidoreductase: MSRITRKQFLALGAASLGLAGAGLAGGELAGRVLFSTGEGGAVPGELVGASSSIGHRLRGGTFAAPGDIRRTDVVIVGGGVAGLGAGYRLARAGYDDFLLLDLEAAPGGNAASGRNEVCAFPWGAHYVPLLTQEAKAVRALFEDFGIITGYGPTGVPVYDEYALCADPTERLYRYGRWQDGLVPAIGLTAEEEAETGRFFATMRDFRRRVGSDGRRAFAIPLDLSSQDADLMALDAIAMTAWMEREGYRSPGLAWYVDYCCRDDYGTRSKDVSAWAGSIISPPATAGRPMPASRGWSPGRKATAISRTASPRSSARACGHGRLPLPSTQLVAA, from the coding sequence ATGAGCCGGATCACCCGCAAGCAGTTCCTGGCCCTTGGAGCCGCCTCGCTCGGCCTCGCCGGTGCCGGATTGGCCGGCGGAGAACTGGCCGGAAGGGTGCTGTTCAGTACCGGTGAGGGCGGTGCGGTTCCCGGTGAACTCGTCGGCGCCTCCTCCTCCATTGGCCACAGGCTGCGAGGCGGTACCTTCGCCGCGCCGGGCGACATCCGCCGGACAGATGTCGTCATCGTCGGCGGCGGCGTGGCAGGCTTGGGCGCCGGCTATCGCCTTGCCAGGGCCGGCTATGACGATTTCCTGCTGCTCGATCTCGAAGCCGCTCCCGGCGGCAATGCCGCCAGCGGACGCAACGAGGTCTGCGCCTTTCCCTGGGGCGCGCACTACGTGCCGTTGCTCACACAGGAAGCCAAGGCAGTGCGGGCACTGTTTGAGGATTTCGGGATCATCACCGGTTACGGCCCTACGGGCGTACCGGTCTACGACGAGTATGCCCTGTGCGCCGACCCCACCGAGCGCCTATACCGCTACGGGCGCTGGCAGGACGGCCTGGTGCCGGCGATAGGCCTCACTGCGGAGGAGGAGGCAGAGACCGGGCGCTTCTTCGCCACGATGCGCGATTTTCGCCGGCGCGTCGGCAGCGACGGCCGGCGCGCCTTCGCCATTCCGCTCGACCTGAGCTCGCAGGACGCCGACCTGATGGCACTCGACGCCATCGCCATGACGGCCTGGATGGAGCGCGAAGGCTATCGCTCGCCGGGGCTCGCCTGGTATGTCGACTATTGCTGCCGCGACGACTACGGCACACGATCGAAGGATGTCTCGGCCTGGGCCGGCTCCATTATTTCGCCGCCCGCAACGGCAGGGCGGCCGATGCCGGCGAGCAGGGGCTGGTCACCTGGCCGGAAGGCAACGGCTATCTCGCGCACCGCCTCGCCGAGGTCCTCGGCCCGCGCGTGCGGCCACGGGCGCTTGCCTTTGCCGTCGACACAGCTGGTAGCGGCGTGA
- a CDS encoding polyamine aminopropyltransferase: MEILLLFSAFVIATCGLIYELIAGTLASYLLGDSVTQFSTIIGAYLFAMGVGSWLSRYIERNLLAHFVRIEVMIGAIGGSSAAVLFILFDQVASFRFWLYFLVGVIGILVGVEIPLLLRILEGRLAFKDLVSKVFTFDYIGALFASLLFPLVLVPHLGLIRSAFLFGILNTMVAIWMLYAIKADIIPRRGAHKAAAFTVLVLLGAGFVWSERIQSISEASIYPGTVIFAESTPYQRIVVTRQKRDIRLFLNSNLQFSSLDEYRYHEALVHPAMSAMKAPRKVLIIGGGDGLALREVLKYPAVEAVTMVDLDPAMTRLFSSNELMTALNGGSLSSPKLTLINADAFLWLREQKPAAQRFDAAIIDLPDPSNFSIGKLYSLTFYRQLKSALNDDGIVVIQSTSPLIARKSFWCVDNTLAAAGYQTAAYHLFVPSFGEWGFIIGSFSPYRVPEHLPEGLRFLDLPTMKAMFQFPPDMAHVATAIQRLDDQPLVRYFDEEWGDYLIY; this comes from the coding sequence GTGGAAATCCTGCTTCTCTTTTCGGCCTTCGTCATCGCGACCTGCGGGCTGATCTACGAATTGATCGCCGGCACGCTGGCGAGCTATCTGCTCGGCGATTCAGTCACGCAGTTCTCCACCATCATCGGCGCCTATCTCTTCGCCATGGGCGTCGGGTCGTGGCTTTCGCGCTATATCGAACGCAACCTGCTCGCCCATTTCGTCCGCATCGAGGTCATGATCGGGGCGATTGGCGGTTCCTCGGCCGCAGTGCTCTTCATCCTGTTCGACCAGGTCGCCTCCTTCCGCTTCTGGCTCTATTTCCTGGTCGGCGTGATCGGCATCCTGGTCGGCGTCGAAATTCCCCTGCTGCTGCGCATCCTGGAAGGGCGGCTCGCCTTCAAGGACCTGGTCTCCAAGGTCTTTACCTTCGACTACATCGGCGCGCTCTTCGCCTCGCTGCTCTTCCCGCTGGTGCTGGTGCCGCATCTCGGCCTGATCCGCTCCGCCTTCCTGTTCGGCATCCTCAACACCATGGTGGCGATCTGGATGCTCTATGCCATCAAGGCCGACATCATACCCCGGCGGGGGGCCCACAAGGCCGCGGCCTTCACCGTGCTGGTGCTGCTCGGGGCCGGCTTTGTCTGGTCTGAACGCATCCAGTCGATCTCGGAGGCGAGCATTTATCCAGGCACAGTGATCTTCGCCGAATCCACGCCATACCAACGCATTGTGGTCACCCGCCAGAAGCGCGACATCCGCCTCTTCCTCAATTCGAACCTGCAATTCTCGTCGCTGGACGAATATCGCTACCACGAGGCGCTGGTGCATCCGGCGATGAGCGCGATGAAGGCGCCACGCAAGGTGCTGATCATCGGCGGCGGCGACGGCTTGGCGCTCCGAGAAGTATTGAAATATCCAGCAGTCGAGGCCGTGACCATGGTCGATCTCGACCCGGCCATGACACGCCTGTTCTCCAGCAACGAGTTGATGACGGCCCTCAATGGCGGCTCTTTGTCCTCGCCCAAGTTGACACTCATTAATGCCGACGCCTTTCTCTGGCTTCGGGAACAGAAGCCGGCGGCTCAGCGCTTCGATGCCGCGATCATCGACCTGCCGGATCCTTCCAACTTCTCGATCGGCAAGCTGTACTCGCTCACCTTCTACCGCCAGCTGAAATCGGCGCTGAACGATGACGGCATCGTGGTGATCCAGAGCACCTCGCCGCTCATCGCGCGCAAATCCTTCTGGTGCGTCGACAACACGCTGGCAGCGGCCGGTTACCAGACCGCCGCCTATCATCTTTTCGTGCCGTCCTTCGGCGAGTGGGGCTTCATCATCGGATCCTTCTCGCCCTATCGGGTACCAGAGCACCTGCCCGAGGGGCTGCGCTTCCTCGACTTGCCGACCATGAAGGCGATGTTCCAGTTTCCGCCTGACATGGCGCATGTCGCCACCGCGATCCAGCGGCTCGATGACCAGCCGCTGGTGCGCTATTTCGACGAGGAGTGGGGCGATTACCTCATTTATTGA
- a CDS encoding DUF350 domain-containing protein, with amino-acid sequence MDVTGLIDLKLVVASLVYSSLGLFVFVIAFVLLDLLTPKVHVWKEICEKQNMALAIFLGSVAIGIAIIIASAIHG; translated from the coding sequence ATGGATGTGACCGGTCTGATCGATTTGAAACTCGTAGTTGCCTCTTTGGTCTATTCGAGCCTGGGCCTCTTCGTCTTCGTCATCGCCTTCGTGCTGCTTGACCTGCTGACCCCGAAGGTGCACGTCTGGAAAGAAATCTGCGAGAAGCAGAACATGGCGCTGGCGATTTTCCTGGGGTCGGTGGCGATCGGGATCGCCATCATCATCGCCTCGGCCATTCATGGTTGA
- a CDS encoding DUF4178 domain-containing protein, which produces MGDQTSTMPSAEPAPPTRAPARPRTFACPNCGGPVTLRAVGQSITATCSQCSSLIDVADENLNIIKTAQSAMQDAEIPIGARARLGDVEWEVVGFMRRCDGPGDFQWTEYLLFNPYHGYRFLAEEYGHWTLVKMLNRDVPGAGSQGQITAMGRTYQFFGKGFARTTYVAGEFFWRASTSDVTAVTDYIAPPYRLMVERNDEEIIVSEGEYLGARLVADAFKLPLRVPSSSSAGVSQVNPYKVSFAVIVAAVVAGTLLQFVSLAMSENNLVSAQTYNLTAADKGKTLSSGPFRLEKEGNVEIETTSYLNNDWLELDMALVNMDTNQGYPVFQALEHYSGQDSDGPWEEGGYEETSLLPPVPPGTYQLLIEPDAGLFSKAPSPVQRVAISVRHGVPVWSNYLIAMALLLVVPGFGIARRSLFEKSRWEKGGVAE; this is translated from the coding sequence ATGGGCGACCAGACTTCGACCATGCCGTCCGCCGAGCCGGCGCCGCCGACGCGCGCGCCCGCCAGGCCGCGCACCTTCGCCTGCCCGAACTGCGGTGGGCCGGTCACGCTGCGCGCTGTCGGCCAGTCGATCACAGCCACTTGCAGCCAGTGTTCGTCCCTGATCGATGTCGCCGATGAAAATCTGAACATCATCAAGACGGCGCAATCGGCGATGCAGGACGCCGAGATTCCGATCGGCGCGCGAGCCCGGCTTGGGGATGTCGAATGGGAAGTGGTCGGTTTCATGCGGCGCTGCGACGGGCCCGGCGACTTTCAGTGGACCGAGTACCTGCTGTTCAATCCCTATCACGGCTATCGCTTCCTGGCCGAGGAATACGGCCACTGGACCTTGGTGAAGATGCTAAATCGCGACGTACCGGGCGCGGGCAGCCAGGGCCAGATCACGGCGATGGGACGTACCTACCAGTTCTTTGGCAAGGGCTTTGCTCGCACCACTTATGTCGCCGGCGAATTCTTCTGGCGAGCATCGACCTCGGACGTTACCGCTGTAACCGACTATATCGCGCCGCCCTACCGGCTGATGGTGGAGAGGAACGATGAGGAGATCATCGTCTCCGAGGGCGAGTATCTCGGTGCGCGCCTCGTCGCCGACGCCTTCAAGCTGCCCCTGCGCGTGCCTTCGTCTTCCTCCGCCGGCGTCAGCCAGGTCAATCCGTACAAGGTGTCCTTCGCCGTAATTGTCGCGGCGGTGGTTGCCGGAACGCTGCTGCAATTCGTCTCGCTGGCGATGTCAGAAAACAACCTCGTCAGTGCGCAAACCTACAATCTGACCGCCGCCGACAAGGGCAAGACCCTGTCCTCAGGGCCGTTCCGGCTGGAAAAGGAAGGCAATGTCGAGATCGAAACCACCTCGTACCTCAACAATGACTGGCTTGAGCTCGACATGGCGCTTGTCAACATGGACACCAACCAGGGCTATCCGGTGTTCCAGGCGCTGGAGCATTACAGCGGGCAAGATTCCGACGGCCCCTGGGAGGAGGGCGGCTATGAGGAGACCTCGCTGCTGCCGCCGGTTCCGCCCGGCACCTATCAATTGCTGATCGAGCCCGATGCAGGACTGTTCTCCAAGGCGCCGTCACCGGTGCAGCGTGTCGCCATCTCTGTCCGACATGGTGTGCCGGTCTGGTCGAACTACCTGATCGCCATGGCGCTGCTGCTGGTCGTGCCGGGTTTCGGCATCGCCAGGCGATCGCTGTTCGAAAAGTCGCGCTGGGAAAAGGGTGGTGTTGCCGAGTGA
- a CDS encoding DUF4178 domain-containing protein, with protein MRKFDCPSCGADVTFRSAQSVYAVCAYCQSMVVRTDVDVTSIGIMAALPDDMSPLQLGSGGYFEEQPFTLIGRLKIGWRDGLWNEWHLLMADGRRGWIGEAQGAFSISFELEGALPDDVTATFEYCLPLLKGGEGADEARPGFLLELGGTTLRAVDIKLATCLGSEGELPFAAPKGRRTVAIDCVGKEGEFATLDHDGREAHAYVGRYVEWDAFRFTNLRPLEGW; from the coding sequence ATGCGCAAGTTCGACTGCCCGTCCTGCGGCGCGGATGTCACCTTCCGGTCCGCGCAATCGGTTTATGCCGTCTGTGCCTATTGCCAGTCCATGGTGGTGCGCACGGATGTAGACGTGACGTCGATCGGCATCATGGCCGCCCTGCCGGACGATATGAGCCCGTTGCAACTGGGCAGCGGCGGCTATTTCGAGGAGCAGCCCTTCACGCTCATCGGACGCCTGAAGATCGGCTGGCGCGATGGGCTGTGGAACGAATGGCACCTGTTGATGGCGGATGGCCGGCGCGGCTGGATCGGCGAGGCACAAGGGGCCTTTTCCATCAGCTTCGAACTGGAGGGGGCCTTGCCCGACGACGTTACGGCGACCTTTGAATACTGTCTGCCGCTGCTGAAGGGTGGCGAGGGCGCCGACGAGGCAAGGCCTGGCTTTTTGTTGGAACTCGGCGGCACCACGCTGCGGGCAGTCGATATCAAGCTGGCGACCTGTCTGGGATCTGAGGGCGAACTGCCCTTCGCCGCGCCGAAGGGGCGACGGACGGTCGCGATCGATTGCGTCGGCAAGGAAGGCGAGTTCGCGACGCTCGATCATGATGGCCGCGAGGCCCATGCGTATGTCGGCCGCTATGTGGAATGGGACGCCTTCCGCTTCACCAATCTGCGGCCGCTGGAGGGATGGTGA
- a CDS encoding SPFH domain-containing protein, with product MGILDFISKQFIDVIQWTADESGVLAYRFPMSGMEIQNGAQLVVRETQKAAFFNEGKIADVFGPGTYTLNTQTLPVLTYLKNWDKFFESPFKSDVYFFDTKDQIDRKWGTTQPLTIRDKEYGPIRLRAFGNYSYAIGDVEMFWSRLVGTAERSTSEMIEGQLRGIILTAIATTLGQSSVAFIDMAANQEAFSQKLAEAIGPALRAYGIDVKSFYVQSLSLPDELQRVLDKVSSMNMLGDLNRYVQFQTAESIPIAAENPGGLAGAGAGLGAGLAIGQAMAQGFANPAAPSSQAQAAPAAPTEDPIQLLEKLGGLLAKGILTQQEFDAKKAELLSRIK from the coding sequence ATGGGCATTCTGGACTTCATTTCCAAGCAATTTATCGACGTTATCCAGTGGACTGCCGACGAATCGGGCGTGCTGGCCTATCGTTTCCCGATGTCGGGCATGGAAATTCAGAACGGCGCCCAACTCGTGGTGCGCGAGACGCAGAAGGCAGCCTTCTTCAATGAAGGCAAGATCGCCGACGTCTTCGGGCCAGGGACCTACACGCTCAACACCCAGACGCTGCCGGTGCTGACCTATCTGAAGAACTGGGACAAGTTCTTCGAGTCCCCCTTCAAGTCGGACGTGTATTTCTTTGACACCAAGGACCAGATCGACCGCAAATGGGGCACCACCCAGCCCCTCACCATCCGCGACAAGGAATATGGTCCTATCCGCCTCCGCGCCTTCGGCAACTATTCCTATGCCATCGGCGATGTCGAGATGTTCTGGTCGCGCCTGGTCGGCACGGCCGAGCGCTCCACCTCCGAGATGATCGAAGGGCAGCTGCGCGGTATCATCCTTACGGCCATCGCCACCACGCTCGGCCAAAGCAGCGTCGCCTTTATCGACATGGCGGCCAACCAGGAAGCATTCTCGCAGAAGCTGGCCGAGGCGATCGGTCCGGCGCTTCGGGCCTACGGCATCGACGTCAAGAGCTTCTACGTACAGAGCCTGTCGCTGCCGGACGAACTCCAGCGCGTTCTCGACAAGGTGAGTTCGATGAACATGCTGGGCGACCTCAATCGCTATGTCCAGTTCCAGACTGCCGAATCGATCCCGATCGCTGCCGAGAATCCGGGCGGCCTGGCGGGGGCGGGGGCCGGCCTGGGAGCAGGGCTGGCGATCGGCCAGGCCATGGCGCAGGGCTTCGCCAACCCGGCCGCTCCGTCATCGCAGGCCCAAGCGGCGCCAGCCGCACCGACCGAGGATCCGATCCAGCTTCTCGAAAAGCTCGGTGGCTTGCTTGCCAAGGGAATCCTGACGCAGCAGGAATTCGATGCCAAGAAGGCCGAACTGCTGTCCCGGATCAAGTGA
- a CDS encoding SDR family NAD(P)-dependent oxidoreductase: MPDRKVALVVGASRGLGLGLAHAFVSRGWEVIATVRSAHGRGALETLAGNGLVSIAHMDINKPEDIAALRKMLSARALDVLFVNAGVAIDPSIAAETVSTQDFVDVMVTNALSPLRVIGALHDLVDPEGVVAAMSSDMGSINDNAGGGWEIYRASKAALNQMMKSFAVRKGDGRTYIAMSPGWVRTEMGGNGAPLDIETSAAGIAETLIARSGAGGIHFVDFRNQPLAW, encoded by the coding sequence ATGCCAGATCGAAAAGTCGCCCTCGTCGTCGGTGCATCGCGAGGCCTGGGTCTCGGGCTCGCTCATGCCTTCGTGTCACGCGGATGGGAGGTGATAGCGACCGTACGCAGCGCGCATGGCCGCGGCGCCCTGGAAACCCTTGCCGGCAATGGGTTGGTTTCCATTGCACACATGGACATCAACAAACCAGAAGACATAGCGGCCCTTCGGAAGATGCTCTCGGCGCGCGCGCTCGACGTTTTGTTCGTCAATGCGGGCGTTGCTATTGACCCTTCCATTGCCGCGGAAACCGTCTCGACACAGGACTTCGTGGACGTCATGGTCACGAACGCGCTTTCTCCGCTGCGCGTCATTGGAGCGCTCCACGATCTGGTCGATCCCGAAGGCGTTGTCGCAGCGATGTCTTCGGACATGGGCAGCATCAACGACAATGCCGGCGGCGGATGGGAGATCTATCGCGCCAGCAAGGCGGCCCTCAATCAGATGATGAAAAGTTTCGCGGTCCGCAAAGGAGACGGGCGAACCTATATCGCCATGTCGCCGGGATGGGTACGCACGGAGATGGGTGGCAATGGGGCGCCGCTCGACATAGAGACGAGTGCCGCCGGAATTGCCGAGACACTGATCGCCCGTTCGGGCGCTGGTGGCATTCATTTCGTCGATTTCCGCAACCAACCCCTTGCTTGGTAG
- a CDS encoding NAD-dependent succinate-semialdehyde dehydrogenase: protein MTLALLHDQAFIDGAWAGADTGATFDVRNPATGAVLARVADLAAADVERAILAAERALVDWRQRPAKERAKLLRAWFDLITAHTEDLAQLITAEQGKPLYEARGEVAFGASFVDWFSEEAKRVYGDVIPSAGRDRRFIVLKQPIGVCAAITPWNFPLAMITRKAAAALAAGCTMVVKPSEETPLTALAMAELARQAGIPAGVLNIVPSKNAAGIGRLLCEHPVIRKLSFTGSTAVGKLLMRQCADTLKKLSLELGGNAPFIVFDDADLDLAVAGAIASKFRNSGQTCVCTNRIYVQDGIHAAFVAKLTEQVASLKVGDGAAPEVLQGPLINAKAVAKVAELVDDAVDRGARIETGGKPHALGGTWFEPTVLSGMQAPMRLAQEEAFGPIAPVFRFKDEAEVIRLANDTRYGLMAYFYARDVNRIWHVLEELQFGMVGINEGLISTELAPFGGIKESGFGREGSKYGIEEYVELKYACFGGLKVG from the coding sequence ATGACGCTCGCGCTGCTTCACGACCAGGCCTTCATCGATGGCGCCTGGGCCGGGGCGGACACGGGCGCGACCTTCGATGTTCGCAATCCGGCGACGGGCGCGGTTCTCGCGCGCGTCGCCGATCTTGCGGCCGCCGACGTCGAGCGGGCGATCCTTGCGGCCGAGCGCGCGCTCGTGGACTGGCGCCAGCGCCCTGCCAAGGAACGGGCCAAGCTACTGCGCGCCTGGTTCGACCTGATCACCGCCCATACCGAGGACCTTGCCCAGCTGATCACGGCCGAGCAGGGCAAGCCGCTCTACGAGGCACGCGGCGAGGTCGCCTTCGGCGCCTCCTTCGTCGACTGGTTCTCGGAAGAAGCCAAACGCGTCTATGGCGACGTCATCCCGTCGGCCGGTCGCGACCGGCGTTTCATCGTGTTGAAACAGCCGATCGGCGTTTGCGCTGCCATCACGCCCTGGAACTTCCCGCTGGCGATGATCACCCGCAAGGCGGCGGCGGCACTCGCCGCCGGCTGCACCATGGTCGTCAAACCCTCCGAGGAAACGCCGCTGACGGCGCTCGCAATGGCCGAGCTTGCCCGGCAGGCCGGCATTCCGGCCGGCGTGCTCAACATCGTGCCGTCGAAGAATGCCGCCGGCATCGGGCGCCTGCTCTGCGAGCATCCGGTGATCCGAAAACTCTCCTTCACCGGCTCGACAGCAGTCGGCAAGCTTCTGATGCGGCAGTGCGCCGATACGCTCAAGAAACTGTCGCTGGAACTCGGCGGCAATGCGCCGTTCATCGTCTTCGACGACGCCGACCTCGATCTCGCCGTCGCCGGTGCTATCGCCTCGAAATTCCGCAATTCCGGCCAGACCTGCGTCTGCACCAACCGCATCTATGTGCAGGACGGCATCCACGCTGCCTTCGTGGCAAAGCTGACCGAGCAGGTTGCTAGCCTGAAAGTCGGTGACGGCGCCGCGCCGGAGGTATTGCAGGGGCCGCTCATCAACGCGAAAGCCGTGGCGAAAGTGGCAGAGCTTGTCGACGACGCCGTGGATCGCGGCGCGCGCATCGAGACTGGCGGCAAGCCGCATGCGCTCGGCGGCACCTGGTTCGAACCGACCGTGCTGAGCGGAATGCAGGCGCCGATGCGGCTGGCACAGGAAGAAGCCTTCGGTCCGATCGCTCCGGTCTTTCGCTTCAAGGACGAAGCGGAAGTCATCCGCCTCGCCAACGACACGCGCTACGGCCTGATGGCCTATTTTTACGCCCGTGATGTCAACCGCATCTGGCACGTCCTCGAAGAGTTGCAGTTCGGCATGGTTGGCATCAACGAAGGCCTGATCTCCACCGAGCTTGCCCCCTTTGGCGGCATCAAGGAAAGCGGTTTCGGCCGCGAAGGCTCCAAGTACGGCATCGAGGAATATGTGGAGCTGAAATATGCCTGCTTCGGCGGGCTGAAGGTGGGGTGA
- the gabT gene encoding 4-aminobutyrate--2-oxoglutarate transaminase, translating into MSTNAAFTARRAAAIPAGLSKHLDVYIEKAENAELWDVEGKRYIDFAAGIAVNNTGHRHPKVVERVRNQLDKVTHTSFQTTPYIDYVTVCEKLNELLPGDFPKKTFLVSTGAEAVENAAKIARAATGRSAFVAFSGAFHGRTLMAMTLTGKTNPYKAGFGPLVPDVFHLPFPIPYHGISEQESLTALDRFFRSEVDPTRVAGIFVEPVQGEGGFYPAPVTFLRTLRDICDRHGILLIADEIQTGFARTGKMFAMEHAGVAADIVVMAKGLGGGFPIAAVTGRADIMDKIPMGGVGSTFAGNPLSCAASIAVLEIIEDEKLIDRANEVGRRLKAVFEGWQEGNEFSCIGEVRGLGAMVAIEFVRDRETRQPWPELVKAITHTAAEKGLLLLSCGVHGNVVRVLTPLTIPFDHLDEGIAILKDSLRAALEKVERGQ; encoded by the coding sequence ATGTCCACGAACGCTGCCTTCACGGCGCGGCGCGCTGCCGCCATTCCGGCTGGCCTGTCGAAACATCTCGACGTCTATATCGAGAAGGCGGAGAACGCCGAACTGTGGGACGTCGAAGGCAAGCGCTACATCGATTTTGCCGCCGGCATCGCCGTCAACAACACCGGCCATCGCCATCCCAAGGTGGTCGAGCGCGTGCGCAACCAGCTCGACAAGGTCACGCACACCTCGTTCCAGACCACGCCCTATATCGACTATGTCACGGTCTGCGAGAAGCTGAACGAGCTGTTGCCGGGTGACTTCCCGAAGAAGACTTTTCTCGTCTCCACCGGCGCCGAGGCCGTGGAAAACGCTGCCAAGATTGCCCGCGCCGCAACCGGTCGCTCGGCCTTCGTCGCCTTCTCCGGTGCTTTCCATGGCCGCACGCTGATGGCGATGACGCTGACCGGCAAGACCAATCCTTACAAGGCCGGCTTTGGTCCGCTGGTGCCGGATGTCTTCCACCTGCCGTTCCCGATCCCTTATCACGGCATTTCCGAGCAGGAATCCCTGACCGCGCTCGACCGCTTCTTCCGCTCCGAGGTCGACCCGACGCGCGTCGCGGGCATTTTCGTCGAACCAGTGCAGGGCGAGGGCGGTTTCTACCCGGCGCCGGTCACCTTCCTGCGCACGCTGCGCGATATCTGCGACAGGCACGGCATCCTGCTGATCGCCGACGAGATCCAGACGGGCTTCGCCCGCACGGGAAAAATGTTCGCGATGGAACATGCCGGCGTTGCCGCCGATATCGTCGTCATGGCCAAGGGCCTTGGGGGCGGCTTCCCGATCGCTGCCGTCACCGGCCGCGCCGATATCATGGACAAGATTCCGATGGGCGGCGTCGGCTCCACCTTTGCCGGCAATCCACTATCATGCGCGGCGTCGATCGCGGTGCTGGAGATCATCGAGGACGAGAAGCTGATTGACCGCGCCAACGAGGTCGGCCGCCGGCTGAAGGCGGTCTTCGAGGGCTGGCAGGAGGGCAACGAGTTTTCCTGCATCGGCGAGGTGCGCGGCCTTGGCGCCATGGTGGCGATCGAATTCGTGCGTGACCGCGAGACGCGCCAGCCTTGGCCTGAACTGGTGAAAGCCATCACGCACACCGCTGCCGAAAAGGGCCTGCTGCTGCTCTCCTGCGGCGTGCATGGCAATGTCGTGCGTGTGCTGACGCCGCTGACCATTCCCTTCGACCATCTCGACGAAGGCATTGCCATCCTCAAGGACAGCCTGCGGGCGGCACTGGAAAAGGTGGAGCGCGGACAATGA